In Nonomuraea sp. NBC_00507, the following are encoded in one genomic region:
- a CDS encoding MarR family winged helix-turn-helix transcriptional regulator has product MAEKELAELLHQVSRRLRHGYVRRLVPLGLSPSQARALRVLADADPERPLRMVQLAEELRIVPRSLTPVVDALEEAGLVRRQVDPGNRRSTLVVITHQGRAAAGQAREARRQAGEELFAVLSEEQREQLGELLGVVDGQFR; this is encoded by the coding sequence ATGGCGGAAAAGGAGCTCGCGGAGCTCTTGCACCAGGTCAGCCGGCGGCTGCGGCATGGATACGTGCGGCGGCTGGTCCCGCTCGGACTCAGCCCGAGCCAGGCGCGGGCCTTGCGTGTGCTCGCCGACGCCGACCCCGAGCGGCCGCTGCGGATGGTCCAACTGGCCGAGGAGCTGCGGATCGTGCCGCGCTCGCTCACGCCCGTCGTGGACGCGCTGGAGGAGGCGGGGCTGGTGCGCAGGCAGGTCGATCCCGGCAACCGCCGCTCGACGCTGGTCGTCATCACCCACCAGGGGCGCGCCGCTGCCGGGCAGGCGCGCGAGGCTCGCCGGCAGGCCGGTGAGGAGCTGTTCGCGGTGTTGTCGGAGGAGCAGCGCGAGCAGTTGGGGGAGCTGCTGGGCGTCGTGGACGGTCAGTTCAGGTGA
- a CDS encoding M6 family metalloprotease domain-containing protein, whose amino-acid sequence MNLPKKLLKGLLAAIVLIPVSLVATPASAAPPTDPEHPWRRDHWPRTQPWQSDTPLDAQTLRGRPAGGTQPIDPQNWENPDNMTWADYKKPPGTKWNDPAVKGSKRTFKGALILLDYPNQQFVVTQPKGSTIYANPSAEAHDIPRDQVAKFYEDFLNTPNDLNKGHTIHEYWMEDSGGRFGVELTGFGPYTMPGKDHEYAMEYQRDACPAGDTCTRNLRTDGNAAWLAAVGPDVAAQFDFVFYLSAGQDESSTWQEFGMMKFPTKESVTDEWGPPDPNLTNWSRTRYVEWTSWQAGSNFWPNARFGVDSVQAESSGMAVYAHELSHIMGVADNYNNPYAVPPKRAYTGIWEMLSRGSFNGPGGPHSRWLIPPTAGASMGAQHMLRNKIVLGMVDEQNVLRLSREALDESGLVTAKVLARAVQPGQDELAGINISFDTGDKSSCSTADPLCDGGGYENYTVEVVDRMGTDSFTPDSGVLLAKTKNQDRAPFEWVVDANPQDIGMTDYVLPDGTKVPITIGDYRQLSDALFHAGTDSGSEYEFVDEANRLHFYVTDLKRNREGELSYTVAVRSLDGAGPQQRGVKLLPGAGVPAGKNISSCTFPLFNTGKAAPAQGQHPEDVSAYLGSDVYRLKAEVQGKGWTTQVPNALASVAFGKQALVTVNAVREAGGDRLARVKLTATSESDPAKTMTATCHVIGL is encoded by the coding sequence GTGAACCTCCCGAAGAAGCTGCTGAAGGGGTTACTCGCGGCCATCGTGCTCATCCCGGTGAGCCTCGTGGCGACCCCCGCTTCCGCAGCACCCCCCACCGATCCGGAACACCCATGGCGGCGCGATCACTGGCCGCGAACGCAGCCCTGGCAGAGCGACACACCCCTCGACGCCCAGACGCTGCGCGGCCGCCCCGCCGGCGGCACCCAGCCCATCGACCCCCAGAACTGGGAAAATCCCGACAACATGACGTGGGCGGACTACAAGAAGCCGCCCGGCACCAAGTGGAACGACCCCGCGGTGAAGGGGTCGAAGCGCACCTTCAAGGGCGCTCTCATCCTGCTCGACTACCCCAACCAGCAGTTCGTCGTCACCCAGCCCAAGGGCTCGACGATCTACGCCAACCCGAGCGCCGAGGCCCACGACATCCCGCGTGACCAGGTCGCGAAGTTCTACGAGGACTTCCTCAACACCCCGAACGACCTCAACAAGGGCCACACCATCCATGAGTACTGGATGGAGGATTCGGGCGGCCGCTTCGGCGTGGAGCTCACGGGATTCGGCCCGTACACGATGCCGGGCAAGGACCACGAGTACGCCATGGAGTACCAGCGGGACGCCTGCCCGGCCGGCGACACCTGCACCAGGAACCTGCGGACCGACGGCAACGCCGCCTGGCTGGCCGCCGTCGGCCCGGACGTGGCCGCGCAGTTCGACTTCGTCTTCTACCTGAGCGCCGGCCAGGACGAGTCGTCCACGTGGCAGGAGTTCGGGATGATGAAGTTCCCGACGAAGGAGTCCGTGACCGACGAGTGGGGCCCGCCCGACCCCAACCTCACCAACTGGTCCAGGACCCGCTACGTCGAGTGGACCTCCTGGCAGGCCGGCTCCAACTTCTGGCCCAACGCCCGCTTCGGCGTCGACTCGGTCCAGGCGGAGAGCTCCGGCATGGCGGTCTACGCCCACGAGCTGAGTCACATCATGGGCGTCGCCGACAACTACAACAATCCGTACGCCGTGCCGCCCAAACGGGCGTACACCGGCATCTGGGAGATGCTCAGCCGCGGCAGCTTCAACGGCCCCGGCGGCCCGCACTCGCGCTGGCTGATCCCGCCCACCGCGGGCGCGTCCATGGGCGCCCAGCACATGCTGCGCAACAAGATCGTGCTGGGGATGGTCGACGAGCAGAACGTCCTGCGGCTGTCGCGCGAGGCGCTGGACGAGTCGGGCCTGGTCACCGCAAAGGTCCTCGCCCGAGCCGTGCAGCCGGGCCAGGACGAGCTGGCCGGGATCAACATCTCCTTCGACACCGGGGACAAGAGCTCGTGCAGCACGGCCGATCCGCTGTGCGACGGCGGCGGCTACGAGAACTACACGGTCGAGGTCGTCGACCGCATGGGCACCGACTCCTTCACCCCCGACTCCGGCGTGCTCCTGGCCAAGACCAAGAACCAGGACCGGGCCCCCTTCGAGTGGGTGGTCGACGCCAACCCGCAGGACATCGGCATGACCGACTACGTGCTGCCGGACGGCACCAAGGTGCCGATCACGATCGGCGACTACCGGCAGTTGTCCGACGCCCTCTTCCACGCGGGCACCGACTCGGGCAGCGAGTACGAGTTCGTCGACGAGGCCAACCGCCTGCACTTCTACGTCACCGACCTGAAGCGCAACCGTGAGGGCGAGCTGTCCTACACGGTCGCCGTGCGCTCGCTCGACGGCGCGGGACCGCAGCAGCGCGGCGTCAAACTGCTCCCCGGGGCCGGCGTCCCGGCCGGCAAGAACATCTCCTCCTGCACCTTCCCGCTGTTCAACACCGGCAAGGCGGCCCCGGCACAGGGCCAGCACCCAGAGGACGTCAGCGCCTACCTGGGCTCCGACGTCTACCGGCTCAAGGCCGAGGTCCAGGGGAAGGGCTGGACCACTCAGGTGCCGAACGCCCTCGCCTCCGTCGCGTTCGGCAAGCAGGCGCTCGTGACCGTGAACGCGGTCCGCGAGGCCGGCGGCGACCGGCTGGCCAGGGTCAAGCTCACCGCCACCTCGGAGAGCGACCCGGCCAAGACCATGACCGCCACCTGCCACGTGATCGGCTTGTAG
- a CDS encoding ATP-binding protein, with protein sequence MPWAASVSAGLAAAAASVLAASVEWEIPPLAKVGVTLGAAILVGLTTWATTESRSRRPEISGSAGGVAPDQWPPVPEHFTGRAEALAELRDVFASRRKATDLSPPLVVSVYGRGGVGKSALMTRFGQEVADWFPDGRLYADLRGGVDAPVRPDEVLIGFLRALDVRLTTDPGGLDELRKLWLTWTKGRRILIGLDNAHDADQVKPLIPAEPGCAVLVTSRAPLFLNGTHDTRLGVFSEAHGVELLARLSGGARIVDDLDSAKEIVRLCDYLPLAINICGGRLATREQWTLREMAGRLADTRRILDQLELAPTVDKSVRASVQLSYDDCTGMQRRLLRLLSALPAPDVPGWVAGELLDISGLDGADQLEALIDAQLAECSGTDQTGAMRYRLHDLVRVFAAELTEQDEGERRRAAIERVLYGYRRRAEEAAQNRWPQDWSRGGRRASADGQLRAGDWLNAERLSLLAMINLARQLELWELTWGLARAFCSLCHSLRAYWADWKAVAEIGCAAAERSGDRRSLAIALLDSASVHGGLGLRERALEEAEQALEIFTELGESWWAARCMRGIGMTLYSDGHLDRAQDYLIGAITAFKGEEDLWWMARTQRNLAEMRMAERRPEEARELLEGALEIFKREGNRYSEAQTLRVYGEVLAAQARGELAADDHRAATHLFTRAGFSLDRAAEMFRQRGELWEEARCLRAAGEVGDPANGLRELEYVRRAEEILVALGDSWGVARNAVSAGRGLARLGRIEESEAELRRAVQAFEELEDRWWMARSLRYLGEAHLEAGGRQAAVAPLEQAREIYRSLGNEAGMRRTLELLRRAASSA encoded by the coding sequence GTGCCATGGGCGGCATCCGTCTCCGCGGGTTTGGCGGCGGCCGCGGCGAGCGTCCTGGCGGCATCGGTGGAGTGGGAGATCCCGCCGCTCGCCAAGGTCGGCGTGACCCTGGGGGCGGCCATCCTCGTCGGGCTCACCACGTGGGCCACCACCGAGTCGCGGTCCAGACGTCCGGAGATCAGCGGCAGCGCCGGCGGCGTCGCGCCCGACCAGTGGCCGCCCGTCCCCGAGCACTTCACCGGCCGTGCCGAAGCCCTGGCCGAGCTGCGTGACGTCTTCGCCTCTCGCCGCAAGGCCACGGACCTCTCGCCGCCCCTCGTCGTCTCCGTGTACGGCCGCGGCGGCGTCGGCAAATCGGCGCTCATGACCCGGTTCGGGCAGGAGGTCGCGGACTGGTTCCCCGACGGCCGGCTCTACGCCGACCTGCGCGGCGGCGTCGACGCCCCCGTACGCCCCGACGAGGTCCTCATCGGCTTCCTGCGCGCGCTGGACGTGCGCCTGACCACCGACCCCGGCGGCCTAGACGAATTACGCAAACTCTGGCTGACCTGGACCAAGGGCCGCAGGATCCTCATCGGCCTGGACAACGCCCACGACGCCGACCAGGTCAAACCGCTGATCCCGGCCGAGCCGGGGTGCGCGGTGCTGGTGACGTCGCGCGCGCCGCTGTTCCTGAACGGCACCCACGACACGCGGCTCGGCGTCTTCAGCGAGGCACACGGCGTGGAGCTGCTGGCCAGGCTCAGCGGCGGCGCCAGGATCGTCGACGACCTCGACTCCGCCAAGGAGATCGTCCGGCTGTGCGACTACCTGCCGCTGGCGATCAACATCTGCGGCGGCCGGCTCGCCACCCGCGAGCAGTGGACGCTGCGCGAGATGGCCGGCCGGCTGGCCGACACGCGCCGCATCCTCGACCAGCTGGAGCTGGCCCCGACCGTCGACAAGAGCGTGCGCGCCTCGGTGCAGCTCAGCTACGACGACTGCACCGGCATGCAGCGCCGGCTACTGCGCCTGCTCAGCGCGCTGCCCGCGCCCGACGTGCCGGGCTGGGTGGCCGGCGAGCTGCTCGACATCTCCGGCCTCGACGGCGCCGACCAGCTGGAGGCGCTCATCGACGCCCAGCTCGCCGAGTGCTCGGGCACCGACCAGACCGGCGCCATGCGCTACCGGCTGCACGACCTGGTCCGGGTCTTCGCCGCGGAGCTGACCGAGCAGGACGAGGGCGAGCGGCGCAGGGCCGCGATCGAGCGGGTGCTCTACGGTTACCGCCGCCGCGCCGAGGAGGCCGCGCAGAACCGCTGGCCGCAGGACTGGAGCCGGGGCGGCCGCCGCGCCAGTGCCGACGGGCAGCTGCGGGCCGGCGACTGGCTCAACGCCGAGCGCCTCTCGCTGCTCGCCATGATCAACCTGGCCAGGCAGCTGGAGCTGTGGGAACTGACGTGGGGCCTGGCCAGGGCGTTCTGCTCGCTGTGCCACTCGCTGCGCGCCTACTGGGCCGACTGGAAGGCGGTCGCGGAGATCGGCTGCGCGGCCGCCGAGCGGAGCGGGGACCGGCGCTCCCTGGCCATCGCCCTGCTCGACAGCGCTTCCGTGCACGGCGGCCTCGGGCTGCGCGAGCGGGCTTTGGAGGAGGCCGAGCAGGCCCTGGAGATCTTCACCGAGCTGGGCGAGTCGTGGTGGGCGGCCAGGTGCATGCGCGGAATCGGGATGACGTTGTACAGCGACGGCCACCTGGATCGGGCGCAGGACTACCTGATCGGGGCGATCACCGCGTTCAAGGGCGAGGAGGACCTGTGGTGGATGGCCCGCACCCAGCGCAACCTCGCCGAGATGCGGATGGCCGAGCGGCGGCCCGAGGAGGCCAGGGAGCTGCTGGAGGGCGCGCTGGAGATCTTCAAGCGCGAAGGCAACCGTTACTCCGAGGCCCAGACGCTGCGGGTCTACGGTGAGGTGCTGGCCGCGCAGGCGCGGGGCGAGCTGGCGGCGGACGACCACCGGGCCGCGACCCACCTCTTCACCCGGGCGGGGTTCAGCCTGGACCGGGCGGCCGAGATGTTCCGGCAGCGCGGTGAGCTGTGGGAAGAGGCCCGCTGTCTGCGGGCGGCCGGCGAGGTCGGCGACCCGGCCAACGGGCTGCGCGAGCTGGAGTATGTCCGGCGGGCCGAGGAGATCCTCGTGGCCCTGGGCGACTCGTGGGGGGTGGCCCGCAACGCCGTGTCGGCCGGCCGGGGGCTGGCCCGGCTGGGCCGGATCGAGGAGTCGGAGGCGGAGCTGCGCCGCGCCGTCCAGGCGTTCGAGGAGCTGGAGGACCGGTGGTGGATGGCGCGGAGCCTGCGTTACCTGGGCGAGGCGCACCTGGAGGCCGGCGGGCGCCAGGCGGCCGTGGCGCCGCTGGAGCAGGCCAGGGAGATCTACCGCAGCCTCGGCAACGAGGCCGGCATGCGCCGCACCCTCGAGTTGCTCAGGCGTGCGGCGTCCTCGGCGTAG
- a CDS encoding tyrosine-protein phosphatase, producing MTRWIDLEGAVNARDLGGLPTRDGGVTQRGRIFRADNLQGLTPRDVGLLVGELKLRHVVDLRSNAEVSLEGPGPLTLVPEVRHHHLTLFAEGGRHTDVEADTAPGAIDGDRVLPWAERVLDEELRVTGFYFGYLRDRPSAVVAALRTMALDEGAALVHCAAGKDRTGVLSALALEVAGATREAIVEDYVATGERLELILTRLRGSDTYRGDLDSRPADDHKPRAKYIEQFLDVLDDRFGGPMGWLIQHGWTTTDTEALRSRLRD from the coding sequence ATGACAAGGTGGATTGATCTTGAAGGCGCGGTCAACGCGCGTGACCTGGGCGGGCTTCCCACGCGTGACGGCGGCGTCACACAGCGCGGGCGGATCTTCCGGGCCGACAATCTCCAGGGGCTCACGCCCCGGGACGTGGGCCTGCTGGTCGGCGAGCTGAAACTGCGGCACGTCGTAGACCTCCGCTCCAACGCGGAGGTCTCCCTTGAGGGCCCCGGCCCGCTGACCCTGGTGCCGGAGGTGCGGCACCACCATTTGACGCTGTTCGCCGAGGGCGGCCGGCACACCGACGTCGAGGCCGATACCGCTCCTGGCGCCATCGACGGCGACCGGGTGCTGCCGTGGGCGGAGCGGGTGCTCGACGAGGAGCTGCGGGTGACCGGCTTCTACTTCGGCTACCTGCGTGACCGCCCGTCCGCGGTGGTGGCGGCCCTGCGCACGATGGCGCTGGACGAGGGGGCGGCGCTGGTGCACTGCGCGGCGGGCAAGGACCGCACGGGCGTGCTGTCGGCGCTGGCGCTCGAGGTGGCCGGCGCCACCAGGGAGGCCATCGTGGAGGACTACGTCGCCACGGGGGAGCGGCTGGAGCTGATTCTCACGCGGCTGCGGGGCAGCGACACCTACCGCGGCGACCTGGACTCCCGGCCGGCCGACGACCACAAGCCCCGGGCGAAATACATCGAGCAGTTCCTGGACGTCCTGGATGACCGCTTCGGCGGCCCGATGGGCTGGCTGATCCAGCACGGCTGGACGACCACCGACACCGAGGCCCTGCGCTCCCGCCTGCGGGACTGA
- a CDS encoding PucR family transcriptional regulator translates to MADLQRTVDELAARLGRPLLLEDRVQRVVAYSEQNGAMDDIRRDSILRRHTTPEVRQWLRAAGVHEAPGPIRTLGAPHLGLLPRVCVPVRHADGLLGFLWFIDAEPAMSEAQVAEAEAAAPGLALALFHESLASGLASHRELEAVTGVLLGEPDAARQLIEAGAFPQAEAVTVQVARPLATEPSDPLRLALEQGLLALRRRLSGHHPLHLVRYDHAVLLTAGAPVSPDELHAAMPVPVVVGVGRAKPTLAAAVGSYQEARHAAEVAARVPGLGGTAEWARLGVYRLLTHLPDQELHPGLEDLLGDAQYLPLLETLETYLDLAGSAVATSRALRLHRTSLYYRLQRVEELARTDLKDGGERLALHLSLKLARLSGRYLPRDLPGST, encoded by the coding sequence GTGGCGGATCTTCAGCGGACCGTTGACGAGCTCGCCGCCCGTCTCGGCCGCCCCCTGTTGCTCGAGGACCGCGTGCAACGTGTCGTGGCCTACAGCGAGCAGAACGGCGCCATGGACGACATCCGCCGCGACTCGATCCTGCGCAGGCACACCACGCCCGAGGTGCGCCAGTGGTTACGCGCGGCCGGCGTGCACGAGGCGCCGGGTCCCATCCGCACCCTGGGCGCGCCGCACCTGGGGCTGCTGCCGCGCGTGTGCGTGCCGGTGCGGCACGCCGACGGGCTGCTCGGCTTCCTGTGGTTCATCGACGCCGAGCCGGCCATGTCGGAGGCGCAGGTCGCCGAGGCCGAGGCCGCCGCCCCGGGCCTGGCGCTGGCGTTGTTCCACGAGAGCCTGGCCAGCGGTCTCGCCTCGCACCGTGAGCTGGAGGCGGTCACCGGGGTGCTGCTCGGCGAGCCGGACGCGGCCAGGCAGCTGATCGAGGCAGGCGCATTCCCGCAGGCGGAGGCGGTGACCGTGCAGGTGGCCAGGCCGCTGGCGACCGAGCCGTCCGACCCGCTCCGGCTGGCGCTGGAGCAGGGGCTGCTGGCGCTGCGGCGGCGGCTCAGCGGGCATCATCCGCTGCACCTGGTCCGCTACGACCACGCCGTGCTGCTCACGGCCGGGGCGCCGGTCTCGCCGGACGAGCTGCACGCGGCCATGCCGGTCCCAGTGGTGGTCGGGGTGGGGCGGGCCAAGCCCACCCTGGCGGCGGCGGTGGGGTCGTACCAGGAGGCCAGGCACGCGGCCGAGGTGGCCGCCCGCGTGCCGGGGCTCGGGGGAACCGCCGAGTGGGCGCGGCTGGGCGTGTACCGCCTGCTCACCCACCTGCCCGATCAGGAGCTGCATCCGGGGCTCGAGGACCTGCTCGGGGACGCGCAGTACCTGCCGCTGCTGGAAACGCTGGAGACGTATCTGGACCTGGCCGGGAGCGCGGTGGCCACGTCCCGGGCGCTGAGACTGCACCGCACGTCGTTGTACTACCGGTTGCAGCGGGTGGAGGAACTCGCCCGTACGGACCTGAAGGACGGCGGCGAGCGGCTCGCCCTGCACCTGAGCCTGAAGCTGGCCCGGCTCTCCGGACGCTACTTACCTAGGGATTTGCCTGGTTCGACCTGA
- a CDS encoding ABC transporter ATP-binding protein: protein MAEEPRAPLRRIITLFRAYRGRLALVGSLILLASLVSLAQPFLLREVLDVAIPARDAGLLALLALGMIAVAVTTSVFDVVQTLISTTIGQRVMHDLRISVYTHLQRMSLAFFTHTKTGEVQSRIANDIGGMQQVVTSTASSLVSNLTTVIATIAAMVALDWRLTVISLLLLPVFVWISRKVGTERKRITTERQRKLAKIASIVQESLSISGILLGRTMGQAAGLTERFGRASDELADLGVRMSMAGRWRQSSIQIVMAAMPAMIYWAVGYTGTISVGTLVAFTTLQTSLFRPAVSLLRLGVEVQTSLALFGRIFEYLDLPVDIHPGTRTLERVRGEVRFEEVGFSYGETPTLTGVDLMVPAGTSLAVVGETGAGKTTLSYLPPRLYDVTGGRVTIDGVDVRELTFETLSATVGVVSQETYLFHASIADNLRFARPEATDEELEAAARAARIHDHIAALPDGYDTVVGERGYRFSGGEKQRLAIARTLLRDPPVLILDEATSALDTQTERAVQEALDALARGRTTITIAHRLSTVRDADQIVVLDHGSIVERGTHDELMARGGHYAALVSRDHPVEVV, encoded by the coding sequence TTGGCGGAGGAACCACGGGCGCCGCTGCGGCGCATCATCACGCTGTTCCGCGCCTACCGTGGCCGTCTGGCTCTCGTGGGCTCGCTCATCCTGCTCGCCTCGCTCGTGTCGCTCGCCCAGCCGTTCCTGCTGCGCGAGGTGCTGGACGTGGCGATCCCGGCCAGGGACGCCGGGCTGCTGGCGCTGCTCGCCCTCGGCATGATCGCGGTCGCGGTCACGACCAGCGTCTTCGACGTGGTGCAGACCCTGATCTCCACCACGATCGGCCAGCGGGTCATGCACGATCTGCGCATCTCGGTGTACACGCACCTGCAGCGCATGTCACTGGCCTTCTTCACCCACACCAAGACCGGCGAGGTGCAGTCGCGCATCGCCAACGACATCGGCGGCATGCAGCAGGTGGTCACCTCGACCGCCTCCTCTCTCGTCTCCAACCTCACCACCGTGATCGCCACGATCGCCGCCATGGTCGCGCTCGACTGGCGGCTGACCGTGATCTCGCTCCTGCTGCTGCCGGTGTTCGTGTGGATCAGCCGCAAGGTGGGCACGGAACGCAAGCGCATCACCACCGAGCGGCAACGCAAGCTGGCGAAGATCGCTTCGATTGTGCAGGAGTCGCTGTCGATCAGCGGCATCCTGCTGGGCCGGACGATGGGCCAGGCCGCCGGCCTGACCGAGCGCTTCGGCCGGGCCTCGGACGAGCTGGCCGACCTCGGAGTGCGCATGAGCATGGCGGGGCGCTGGCGGCAGTCGTCCATCCAGATCGTCATGGCCGCGATGCCCGCGATGATCTACTGGGCCGTCGGGTACACGGGCACGATCTCGGTCGGCACGCTGGTGGCGTTCACGACGTTGCAGACGAGCCTGTTCCGGCCGGCGGTGTCGCTGCTGCGGCTCGGCGTCGAGGTGCAGACCTCGCTGGCCTTGTTCGGCCGCATCTTCGAGTATCTCGACCTGCCGGTCGACATCCACCCCGGCACCCGTACGCTCGAGCGCGTCCGTGGCGAGGTGCGCTTCGAGGAGGTCGGCTTCTCCTACGGCGAGACTCCCACGCTGACCGGCGTCGACCTCATGGTCCCCGCGGGCACCAGCCTGGCCGTCGTGGGCGAGACGGGCGCGGGCAAGACCACGCTCAGCTACCTGCCGCCCCGGCTCTACGACGTCACGGGCGGGCGGGTGACGATCGACGGCGTGGACGTGCGGGAGCTGACGTTCGAGACGCTGAGCGCGACGGTCGGCGTGGTCTCGCAGGAGACGTACCTGTTCCACGCCTCGATCGCGGACAACCTGCGCTTCGCCCGCCCCGAGGCCACGGACGAGGAACTGGAGGCGGCGGCGCGGGCCGCGCGCATCCACGATCACATCGCCGCCCTGCCCGACGGCTATGACACGGTGGTGGGCGAGCGCGGCTACCGGTTCTCCGGCGGCGAGAAGCAACGCCTGGCCATCGCGCGCACGCTGCTGCGCGACCCGCCGGTGCTGATCCTCGACGAGGCCACCAGCGCGCTGGACACGCAGACGGAGCGGGCCGTGCAGGAGGCGCTCGACGCGCTGGCGCGGGGCCGTACGACGATCACGATCGCGCACCGCCTGTCCACCGTGCGCGATGCGGACCAGATCGTGGTGCTCGACCACGGGAGCATCGTCGAGCGCGGCACTCACGACGAGCTGATGGCGCGTGGAGGCCACTACGCGGCGCTGGTGAGCAGGGACCATCCAGTAGAAGTGGTTTGA
- a CDS encoding amidohydrolase family protein translates to MPIVLHSAPLVLPVCDDPLRDGAVVIRGDRVLQVGSRAELLSCFPVSEERRWPGMIVAGPVDACSIPPSAARGVTARASVVCHLAEPAGMPGITYIEVNADSEEDWEERERDAVITAIREIDRPFAVGIAARTRNPQVLEDVAVLARTFGLRLLADLDRHSPAALDEAGVLGPLCHVTCTRSLDPGERKLLRLRETTVALCPSVPPPVTDVLALLDEGNSLALGTGREASAAGPLGLATAIKRHARELGLRPRGLDRKLVEAATLGGARALGMDRGPGRIGSLSPGARADFAVFDARGRYPYAALLAAPPCVGTVVGGVER, encoded by the coding sequence GTGCCGATCGTGCTCCACTCCGCGCCGCTGGTCCTGCCCGTCTGCGACGATCCCCTCCGCGACGGCGCCGTGGTGATCAGGGGCGATCGGGTGCTCCAGGTGGGCTCGCGGGCCGAGCTGCTCTCGTGTTTTCCCGTCAGCGAGGAGCGCCGGTGGCCGGGGATGATCGTGGCAGGGCCGGTCGACGCCTGCTCGATCCCGCCGTCGGCGGCACGTGGGGTGACCGCGCGGGCGAGCGTGGTGTGCCACCTGGCCGAACCCGCGGGGATGCCCGGCATCACCTACATCGAGGTGAACGCCGACAGCGAGGAAGACTGGGAGGAACGTGAGCGCGACGCCGTCATCACGGCGATCCGGGAGATCGACAGGCCGTTCGCGGTGGGGATCGCGGCACGCACCAGGAACCCTCAGGTGCTGGAGGACGTGGCCGTGCTGGCCAGGACCTTCGGGCTGCGGCTGCTGGCCGACCTGGACCGGCATTCACCCGCCGCACTCGATGAGGCCGGGGTGCTGGGGCCGCTGTGCCACGTCACCTGCACGCGGTCGCTCGATCCCGGCGAGCGCAAGCTGCTGCGGCTGCGCGAGACCACGGTCGCCCTGTGCCCGTCGGTGCCGCCGCCCGTGACCGACGTGCTCGCCCTGCTGGACGAGGGCAACTCCCTCGCCCTCGGCACCGGCCGCGAGGCGTCCGCCGCCGGGCCGCTCGGGCTGGCGACGGCCATCAAGCGGCACGCGCGTGAGCTCGGACTGCGGCCCCGGGGGCTGGATCGCAAGCTGGTCGAGGCGGCCACGCTCGGCGGCGCCAGGGCGCTGGGCATGGATCGCGGGCCGGGCCGGATCGGGTCTCTGAGCCCCGGCGCCCGCGCCGATTTCGCGGTCTTCGACGCGCGCGGCCGCTATCCGTACGCCGCGCTCCTCGCCGCGCCGCCCTGCGTCGGGACGGTCGTCGGCGGCGTGGAACGCTGA
- a CDS encoding Gfo/Idh/MocA family oxidoreductase: MSDIRVGLVGYGVAGAVFHAPLIHATPGLSLAAVVTRNPERQAEVGARYGAAGVAEVEDLWGRCDLVVVASPNRTHVALTAATIERGLPVVVDKPLARTAEEGRELVRLAKERGVMLTVFQNRRWDGDFLTVRRLVGEGALGGVRRFESRFERWRPMPKGGWREAGGPEEVGGLLYDLGSHLVDQALHLLGPVHEVYCESDVRRDGVASDDDTFVALTHAGGVRSHLWVSSVAARLGPRFRVLGSAAGFVKHGMDVQEERLRAGVAPDAPGFGEDEEARWGVLGTDDEHRVVRTEPGAYLDFYRGVVAAVRDGAAPPVDPESAVEALSVIEAARLSADRRIVVRLP, translated from the coding sequence ATGAGCGACATCAGGGTGGGGCTGGTCGGTTACGGCGTGGCGGGGGCGGTCTTTCATGCGCCACTGATCCATGCCACTCCTGGGTTGTCATTGGCTGCCGTCGTGACCCGGAATCCCGAGCGGCAGGCCGAGGTCGGTGCTCGGTACGGGGCTGCCGGCGTGGCGGAGGTTGAGGATCTTTGGGGCCGGTGTGATCTTGTTGTGGTGGCGTCGCCCAACAGGACGCATGTCGCCCTCACCGCGGCGACCATTGAGCGGGGGTTGCCTGTGGTCGTCGACAAGCCGCTCGCCAGGACCGCCGAGGAAGGGCGGGAGCTCGTGCGGCTGGCCAAGGAACGCGGGGTCATGCTCACCGTGTTCCAGAACCGGCGGTGGGATGGTGACTTTCTCACGGTGCGGCGGCTGGTCGGTGAGGGGGCGCTGGGTGGCGTGCGGCGGTTCGAGTCGCGCTTCGAGCGGTGGCGGCCGATGCCCAAGGGCGGGTGGCGGGAGGCCGGCGGTCCGGAGGAGGTCGGCGGGCTGCTGTACGACCTCGGGAGTCATCTCGTCGATCAGGCCTTGCACCTACTGGGGCCGGTCCACGAGGTCTACTGCGAGAGTGACGTGCGGCGCGACGGGGTGGCCTCGGACGACGACACGTTCGTGGCGTTGACGCATGCCGGCGGGGTGCGCTCGCATCTGTGGGTCAGCTCCGTGGCGGCGCGGCTCGGGCCGCGGTTTCGGGTGCTGGGGTCGGCGGCGGGGTTCGTGAAGCACGGGATGGATGTGCAGGAGGAGCGGTTGCGGGCCGGGGTCGCGCCCGATGCGCCGGGGTTCGGGGAGGACGAGGAAGCGCGCTGGGGCGTGCTCGGCACGGATGACGAGCACCGGGTCGTGCGTACCGAGCCGGGGGCGTACCTGGACTTCTACCGTGGCGTCGTGGCGGCGGTGCGGGACGGGGCAGCGCCGCCCGTGGATCCGGAGAGCGCCGTCGAGGCGCTCTCCGTCATCGAGGCGGCACGGTTGTCGGCCGATCGGCGCATCGTCGTCCGGCTGCCCTGA